A single window of Cytobacillus dafuensis DNA harbors:
- a CDS encoding G5 and 3D domain-containing protein, translating into MKNLLSKSLSKKKLAVISASFIVFAASIGFLIFETTKKTVAITLDGQEEVIKTHAGTVEELFDDLDISLHSEDYVFPSVDTKVKNNLEVVWKPAKQVHIVKDNEKKTIWTLSNTVQELLQEQEIAITEHDKVQPNLEKKIKNNLEITVNKAFPLTLSDGGKEKKVWSTSTTVGDFLTQQGITLNELDRTEPKAEEIVKENDNIQIIRVEKVTDVVEEPIQFAVVTKKDSSLAKGSQKVINQGKEGLLTKEYEVVLENGKEISRKLISEKKSKEKQDKVVAVGTKPLAVQQVASRGSESGQEIYVDSTAYTANCNGCSGRTATGINLRSNPDVKVIAVDPSVIPLGTKVYVEGYGYAIAADTGGSIKGNKIDVFFSSKADAYRWGRKTVKIKILN; encoded by the coding sequence ATGAAAAACCTGTTATCCAAGTCTTTGAGTAAAAAGAAATTGGCCGTAATCTCTGCTAGTTTCATAGTTTTTGCAGCTTCTATTGGCTTCTTAATTTTTGAAACAACAAAGAAAACGGTAGCAATTACGTTAGACGGTCAGGAAGAAGTCATTAAAACGCATGCAGGAACAGTTGAAGAACTTTTTGATGATTTAGATATATCTTTGCACTCAGAGGACTATGTGTTTCCTTCGGTAGACACTAAGGTGAAAAACAACTTAGAAGTAGTTTGGAAGCCGGCTAAACAGGTTCATATTGTGAAAGACAACGAGAAGAAAACGATTTGGACACTATCGAATACAGTACAGGAGCTTTTACAAGAACAAGAGATTGCTATAACTGAACATGATAAAGTTCAACCAAATCTCGAAAAAAAAATAAAAAACAATCTTGAAATCACTGTAAATAAAGCATTTCCGCTCACATTATCAGATGGTGGGAAAGAGAAGAAAGTATGGTCAACTTCGACTACGGTCGGTGACTTTTTAACACAGCAGGGCATTACACTAAATGAATTAGATCGTACTGAGCCTAAAGCGGAAGAGATTGTCAAAGAAAATGACAACATCCAAATCATTCGAGTAGAAAAAGTCACCGATGTAGTGGAAGAACCAATTCAATTTGCTGTTGTTACGAAAAAGGACTCAAGCCTTGCCAAAGGATCTCAAAAAGTCATTAATCAAGGTAAGGAAGGCCTTCTAACGAAGGAATATGAAGTCGTTTTAGAGAATGGCAAAGAAATTTCAAGGAAATTAATTAGCGAGAAAAAGTCAAAAGAAAAACAGGATAAGGTTGTTGCAGTAGGAACAAAACCATTAGCTGTACAGCAAGTTGCTTCCCGAGGCAGCGAGAGCGGCCAGGAGATATATGTGGATTCAACTGCCTATACGGCAAACTGTAACGGCTGTTCAGGGAGAACAGCAACGGGAATTAATCTGCGTTCAAATCCTGATGTTAAAGTGATAGCGGTAGACCCGAGTGTCATTCCATTAGGCACAAAAGTCTATGTAGAGGGCTACGGGTATGCTATTGCTGCTGACACAGGCGGATCTATTAAAGGAAATAAAATTGATGTATTTTTTTCATCGAAAGCAGATGCCTATCGCTGGGGACGAAAGACTGTCAAAATAAAAATCCTAAATTAA
- the rsmA gene encoding 16S rRNA (adenine(1518)-N(6)/adenine(1519)-N(6))-dimethyltransferase RsmA: MQKDIATPVRTRAILEKYGFSFKKSLGQNFLIDTNILKRIVDHAELTEESAAIEIGPGIGALTEQLARRSKKVVAFEIDQRLLPILQETLAPYPNTTVIHEDVLKADVLGMVEKELQGIDDIMVVANLPYYVTTPIIMKLLEEKLPIRGIVCMLQKEVADRISAKPGTKDYGSLSIAIQYYTEAETVMVVPKTVFIPQPNVDSAVIRLTKRKEPAVSVKDEPFFFQVIRASFAQRRKTLLNNLTSHLPEGKQKKEVILAALEQAEIEPGRRGETLSIEEFARLSESLYPIFK, translated from the coding sequence ATGCAAAAAGATATTGCTACCCCAGTAAGAACTCGTGCCATTCTAGAAAAGTATGGGTTCTCCTTTAAAAAAAGCTTAGGACAAAACTTTTTAATTGATACAAATATCCTCAAAAGGATTGTCGATCATGCGGAACTTACCGAAGAATCAGCCGCGATTGAAATTGGTCCAGGGATCGGCGCATTAACAGAGCAGCTGGCGAGACGAAGCAAAAAAGTAGTAGCATTTGAAATTGATCAGCGATTATTGCCAATTTTACAAGAAACTTTAGCGCCATACCCAAACACCACTGTTATTCATGAAGATGTATTAAAGGCTGATGTGCTGGGGATGGTTGAAAAGGAATTACAAGGAATTGACGATATTATGGTGGTGGCTAATCTGCCATACTACGTTACAACGCCGATAATTATGAAGCTGCTAGAGGAAAAGCTGCCTATTAGAGGGATCGTTTGTATGCTTCAAAAGGAAGTCGCTGATCGCATCTCTGCCAAGCCAGGGACGAAAGATTACGGATCCTTATCCATTGCCATTCAATATTATACTGAGGCTGAAACGGTTATGGTTGTTCCTAAAACGGTTTTTATTCCTCAACCGAATGTTGATTCGGCTGTTATCCGATTAACGAAGCGAAAGGAACCAGCAGTCTCAGTAAAAGATGAGCCATTCTTTTTCCAAGTAATAAGAGCAAGCTTTGCACAAAGGCGCAAAACTTTACTTAATAACTTGACTAGTCATCTGCCTGAAGGAAAGCAAAAGAAGGAAGTGATCCTGGCTGCCTTAGAGCAAGCAGAAATTGAACCAGGTAGAAGAGGGGAAACCTTATCCATAGAGGAATTTGCCCGTTTAAGTGAATCCCTATATCCAATCTTTAAATAA
- a CDS encoding tRNA1(Val) (adenine(37)-N6)-methyltransferase — protein MDFLKGDERLDYLLAENLRIIQSPTVFSFSLDAVLLARFVYVPIQKGNLIDLCSGNGVIPLFLSVRTKGTITGVEIQERLFDMAQRSIEYNQLEHRLHMIHGDIKDMPKELGYGKFDVVTCNPPYFPTPSSEEINENEHLAIARHEILCTLEDAIKASSQLVRQGGKVAFVHRPGRFLDIVTLMRKYNLEPKKVQFVYPKQGKEANTLLIEATKNGSPDLKIMPPLIVYNDDNEYTSEIKDILYGK, from the coding sequence ATGGACTTTTTAAAAGGAGATGAACGATTAGATTATTTACTCGCAGAAAATTTGCGCATTATTCAGAGCCCTACTGTGTTCTCCTTTTCACTGGATGCTGTTTTACTGGCAAGGTTTGTGTATGTGCCGATTCAAAAGGGTAATCTGATTGATCTTTGCAGTGGTAACGGAGTGATACCGTTATTTCTAAGTGTAAGAACAAAAGGAACGATAACAGGTGTTGAAATTCAAGAGCGGCTTTTCGATATGGCTCAGAGAAGTATTGAATACAATCAATTGGAACATCGATTACATATGATACATGGTGATATTAAAGATATGCCGAAAGAGCTTGGGTATGGGAAATTCGATGTTGTTACATGTAATCCACCTTATTTTCCTACGCCATCTTCTGAGGAGATAAATGAGAACGAACATTTAGCTATCGCCCGCCATGAAATCCTTTGTACACTAGAGGATGCGATTAAAGCCTCAAGCCAGCTTGTCAGACAAGGCGGAAAGGTAGCATTTGTTCATCGGCCGGGAAGATTTCTAGATATCGTAACATTAATGCGTAAATATAACCTAGAACCGAAAAAAGTTCAATTTGTTTATCCAAAACAGGGCAAAGAGGCCAATACACTGCTTATTGAAGCGACTAAAAATGGCAGTCCAGATTTAAAAATAATGCCACCTCTAATCGTCTATAATGATGACAATGAATATACCTCTGAAATAAAGGATATTTTATATGGAAAATAA
- a CDS encoding small, acid-soluble spore protein, alpha/beta type — protein MSEGFKEELAKELGFYDVVQKEGWGGIKARDAGNMVKRAVEIAQQSMKNYR, from the coding sequence ATGTCAGAAGGCTTTAAAGAGGAACTAGCAAAGGAGCTTGGTTTTTATGATGTTGTCCAAAAAGAAGGATGGGGCGGCATTAAAGCTAGGGACGCTGGTAATATGGTGAAACGCGCAGTTGAAATTGCACAGCAAAGCATGAAGAATTACCGATAA
- the yabG gene encoding sporulation peptidase YabG, with product MDIVGRASYQCDIMFRVIDIREQDGRKYAILYGEDIRLIADAPLEDLIAISPSTREKLANQFHSLEEQSLELFRQDVELLKQKQEYGATDGYSKAFNYFQIPGRVLHLDGDPTYLEKCLALYEKIGVPVTGIHCKEKEMPLKIGHLLDYYRPDILVITGHDSYSKAKGKKSDLNAYRHSRQFVQTVNEARRKVPHLDQLVIFAGACQSHFESIIQAGANFASSPYRVNIHALDPVYIVSKISFTPFMERINVWDVLRNTLTGEKGIGGIETKGVLRTGMPYNSEHNSES from the coding sequence ATGGATATTGTCGGGAGAGCTTCCTACCAATGTGATATTATGTTTCGTGTCATTGACATTCGGGAACAAGATGGGAGGAAATATGCCATTTTGTATGGAGAGGACATTCGGCTGATCGCTGATGCTCCACTCGAAGATTTAATTGCTATCAGTCCATCAACTAGAGAAAAGTTAGCAAATCAATTTCATTCGTTGGAGGAACAATCTTTAGAATTGTTTCGGCAGGATGTAGAGCTATTAAAGCAGAAACAGGAGTATGGGGCAACAGATGGTTATAGCAAAGCGTTTAACTATTTTCAAATACCTGGAAGGGTCCTTCATTTAGACGGAGACCCAACCTATTTGGAAAAATGCTTAGCGTTATATGAAAAAATAGGTGTTCCTGTAACAGGCATACATTGCAAGGAAAAGGAAATGCCACTTAAGATTGGCCATCTCCTTGATTACTATCGTCCAGATATTTTAGTAATAACCGGACATGATTCTTATTCAAAGGCCAAGGGTAAGAAGTCAGATTTAAATGCTTATCGGCATTCGAGACAATTTGTACAAACAGTTAATGAGGCGAGAAGGAAGGTTCCTCATTTAGATCAACTCGTTATTTTTGCAGGAGCATGCCAATCCCATTTTGAATCGATTATTCAGGCAGGCGCAAATTTTGCAAGTTCACCATATAGAGTGAATATCCATGCGTTAGATCCAGTTTATATCGTATCAAAAATTAGTTTCACACCATTTATGGAGCGAATTAATGTATGGGATGTATTAAGAAATACATTAACCGGGGAAAAAGGGATAGGAGGAATTGAAACAAAAGGAGTTCTAAGAACTGGAATGCCTTATAATAGTGAGCATAATAGTGAGTCTTAA
- a CDS encoding TatD family hydrolase codes for MFFDTHAHLNAEQYNDDVREVIDRALGEGVSRIVVVGFDRPTIEKAMELVEQYDFIYASVGWHPVDAIDMTDADLKWIEELSQHPKVVALGEMGLDYYWDKSPKDIQKQVFRKQIQLAKKVKLPIIIHNRDATADIVEILKEEGAEEVGGIMHCFSGSPEIAKECVEMNFYISLGGPVTFKNARKPKEVAEVIPLEKLLIETDCPYLAPHPYRGKRNEPSYVKLVAEQIAEIKGVTLEEVAEATTSNAKKLFGIN; via the coding sequence ATGTTTTTCGACACACACGCACATTTAAATGCCGAGCAATATAATGATGATGTAAGAGAGGTTATTGACAGAGCTTTAGGAGAAGGAGTTTCACGTATTGTCGTTGTTGGATTTGATCGTCCAACCATTGAAAAAGCGATGGAATTAGTGGAACAATATGATTTTATATATGCGAGTGTTGGCTGGCACCCTGTTGATGCTATTGATATGACAGATGCTGATCTCAAGTGGATTGAGGAGCTTTCACAGCATCCAAAGGTCGTTGCTCTTGGTGAGATGGGGCTTGATTATTATTGGGACAAGTCTCCAAAGGATATTCAAAAGCAAGTATTTCGAAAGCAAATCCAGCTTGCTAAAAAAGTAAAGCTGCCTATTATTATTCATAATCGGGACGCAACAGCCGATATCGTAGAGATTTTGAAAGAAGAGGGAGCAGAGGAAGTAGGAGGCATCATGCATTGCTTTAGCGGCAGTCCAGAAATTGCTAAGGAATGTGTGGAGATGAATTTTTATATTTCCTTAGGAGGGCCAGTAACCTTTAAAAATGCGAGAAAACCGAAGGAAGTAGCAGAGGTCATTCCGTTGGAAAAGCTGTTAATTGAGACAGATTGCCCTTATTTAGCCCCACATCCTTATCGTGGAAAACGAAATGAGCCAAGCTATGTTAAGCTCGTCGCGGAGCAAATAGCTGAAATAAAGGGTGTCACTTTAGAAGAAGTTGCAGAAGCAACGACGTCCAATGCAAAAAAATTATTCGGCATAAACTGA
- a CDS encoding AbrB/MazE/SpoVT family DNA-binding domain-containing protein: MKSTGIVRKVDELGRVVIPIELRRTLDIAEKDALEIYVDDDRIILKKYKPNMTCLVTGEVSDDNIQLANGKLIVSREGAESLLQEIQSRFELVK, encoded by the coding sequence ATGAAATCTACTGGTATTGTTCGTAAGGTTGATGAGCTTGGTCGTGTGGTTATTCCTATTGAATTAAGACGTACACTAGACATTGCAGAAAAAGATGCGCTTGAAATTTATGTGGATGATGATCGTATTATCCTTAAAAAGTACAAGCCTAATATGACTTGTCTTGTAACTGGTGAAGTTTCTGACGATAACATCCAATTAGCAAACGGAAAATTAATTGTTAGCCGTGAAGGTGCAGAATCTTTATTACAAGAAATTCAATCTCGATTTGAACTTGTAAAATAA
- the ispE gene encoding 4-(cytidine 5'-diphospho)-2-C-methyl-D-erythritol kinase produces the protein MKLLVKAPAKINLSLDVLHKREDGYHEVEMIMTTIDLADRLELTLLEQEEIKIISHNRFVPDDQRNLAYQAALLLKERFHVKKGVAITIEKTIPVAAGLAGGSSDAAAVLRGLNKLWNLGLTIDELAIIGAEIGSDVSFCVYGGTALATGRGEIIKELPAAPTCWVILAKPFIGVSTADVYRRLQLNGINHPQTRDMINAIEDGNYDQVCRNVGNVLEEVTFHLHPEVAQIKEQIKRFGADAVLMSGSGPTVFGLVRHDSRMQRIYNGLRGFCDQVFAVRMLGERHRLD, from the coding sequence TTGAAGCTTTTGGTGAAGGCGCCGGCAAAGATCAATTTATCCTTGGATGTTTTACATAAACGTGAGGATGGTTATCATGAAGTTGAAATGATTATGACAACCATTGATTTAGCAGATCGCCTAGAATTAACATTATTAGAACAAGAAGAAATAAAAATTATTTCACATAACCGTTTTGTACCGGATGATCAGCGGAATCTGGCTTATCAGGCTGCGCTTCTTTTAAAAGAGCGGTTTCACGTAAAGAAAGGAGTAGCCATAACAATTGAGAAGACCATTCCAGTTGCTGCTGGCCTTGCAGGTGGAAGCAGTGATGCGGCTGCTGTATTAAGAGGGCTAAATAAACTATGGAATCTTGGATTAACGATAGATGAACTAGCGATTATTGGTGCAGAGATTGGTTCTGACGTCTCATTCTGTGTATACGGAGGGACGGCACTTGCGACAGGAAGAGGGGAGATTATTAAGGAGCTTCCTGCTGCACCGACCTGCTGGGTCATTTTAGCCAAGCCATTTATTGGTGTTTCAACAGCAGATGTCTATCGAAGACTTCAATTAAATGGTATCAATCATCCCCAGACGAGGGATATGATCAACGCCATAGAAGATGGTAATTATGATCAGGTTTGTAGGAATGTCGGAAATGTTCTTGAAGAGGTTACCTTTCATTTGCATCCTGAAGTTGCTCAAATTAAAGAGCAAATCAAAAGATTTGGAGCAGACGCTGTTCTAATGAGCGGCAGTGGGCCAACTGTTTTTGGACTTGTCCGTCACGACTCTAGAATGCAGCGGATTTATAATGGCTTGAGAGGCTTTTGTGATCAAGTTTTTGCGGTTAGAATGCTTGGTGAAAGACATAGGCTTGATTAA
- the metG gene encoding methionine--tRNA ligase, which yields MEEKLKTFYLTTPIYYPSGNLHIGHAYTTVAGDAMARYKRLRGFDVMYLTGTDEHGQKIQEKAEEKGVTPQEYVDEIVAGIQELWKKLDISYDDFIRTTQDRHKQVAQKIFSQLLEQGDIYLGEYEGWYCTPCESYFTERQLVEGNCPDCGRSVNKVKEESYFFKVSKYADRLLQYYEENPSFIQPESRKNEMINNFIKPGLEDLAVSRTTFDWGIKIPENPKHVIYVWIDALANYITALGYGTDDDSKYLNYWPANVHLVGKEIVRFHTIYWPIMLMALDLPLPKKVFAHGWLLMKDGKMSKSKGNVVDPVTLIDRYGLDALRYYLLREVPFGSDGVFTPEGFVERINFDLANDLGNLLNRTLAMVDKYFAGIIPVYNGSVGEFDQSLLLANKEAVTKYEEAMEKMEFSVALTAIWQLVSKTNKYIDETQPWSLAKDEAKTAELESVMAHLAESLRRIAVLLQPFLTRTPKEIFTQLNVDEEGLTSWESLEEFGLIPKDTKIAKGEPIFPRLDLNEEVEFIKTKMQGSAPQVEEVKVEVEVKPDSEEITIDDFMKVDLRVAEVIQAEPVKKADKLLKLQLDLGYEKRQVVSGIAQFYKPEDLVGRKVVCVTNLKPVKLRGELSEGMILAGSKDGELSLATIAEALPLGARVK from the coding sequence ATGGAGGAAAAATTAAAAACCTTTTATTTGACAACACCGATTTATTATCCTAGTGGAAATTTACATATAGGCCATGCCTATACGACAGTAGCGGGAGATGCAATGGCCCGTTATAAGCGTTTGCGTGGTTTCGATGTGATGTATCTAACTGGCACGGATGAGCATGGCCAAAAGATTCAGGAGAAAGCGGAAGAGAAGGGCGTTACTCCTCAAGAATATGTAGATGAAATTGTTGCTGGAATTCAAGAGCTATGGAAAAAGCTTGATATTTCTTACGATGATTTTATACGTACGACTCAGGATAGACATAAGCAGGTTGCCCAAAAAATCTTCTCTCAATTATTGGAGCAAGGTGATATCTACCTCGGTGAATATGAAGGATGGTATTGTACACCGTGTGAATCCTATTTTACTGAGCGTCAGTTAGTAGAAGGAAATTGCCCGGACTGCGGAAGATCTGTGAACAAAGTGAAAGAAGAATCTTATTTCTTCAAAGTGAGTAAATACGCTGATCGATTGCTGCAATATTACGAAGAGAATCCTTCATTTATTCAGCCAGAATCACGAAAAAATGAAATGATTAATAATTTTATCAAGCCAGGTTTGGAAGATCTAGCTGTTTCTAGGACGACATTTGATTGGGGAATTAAGATTCCAGAGAATCCAAAGCATGTAATCTATGTTTGGATTGATGCTTTAGCAAACTATATTACGGCTCTTGGATACGGGACTGACGATGACTCGAAATACTTAAACTATTGGCCAGCTAATGTACATTTAGTAGGAAAAGAAATCGTTCGATTCCACACTATTTATTGGCCAATTATGCTTATGGCTTTAGATTTACCGCTTCCTAAAAAAGTATTTGCTCACGGTTGGCTATTGATGAAGGATGGAAAAATGTCCAAATCAAAAGGAAATGTTGTTGATCCTGTGACATTAATTGATCGATACGGCCTAGATGCACTTAGATATTACCTATTACGTGAGGTTCCATTTGGTTCAGACGGCGTATTCACACCAGAAGGTTTTGTAGAGAGAATTAATTTTGATTTAGCAAATGATTTAGGAAACTTACTAAATCGGACATTAGCAATGGTAGACAAGTATTTTGCAGGTATTATTCCAGTCTATAATGGCTCTGTTGGTGAATTCGATCAATCATTACTTCTTGCAAACAAGGAAGCAGTAACGAAATATGAAGAAGCAATGGAGAAAATGGAATTTTCAGTTGCACTCACTGCTATTTGGCAATTAGTAAGCAAAACAAATAAATATATTGATGAAACACAGCCTTGGTCTTTAGCGAAGGATGAGGCTAAGACAGCTGAACTTGAAAGTGTTATGGCACATTTAGCGGAATCGCTTAGAAGAATCGCCGTCCTTCTACAGCCTTTCTTAACACGTACACCAAAAGAAATATTTACACAATTGAATGTAGATGAAGAAGGCCTAACTTCTTGGGAAAGCTTAGAAGAATTTGGTTTGATTCCTAAAGATACAAAAATAGCAAAAGGTGAACCAATTTTCCCTCGTCTTGATTTAAATGAAGAAGTAGAGTTTATCAAAACAAAGATGCAAGGATCTGCTCCACAAGTAGAAGAAGTGAAAGTGGAAGTGGAAGTAAAGCCTGACAGTGAGGAAATTACGATTGATGATTTCATGAAGGTTGATTTACGAGTAGCAGAGGTTATTCAGGCAGAACCTGTAAAAAAGGCTGATAAGCTCCTTAAACTGCAGCTAGATCTTGGTTATGAAAAACGACAAGTTGTATCCGGGATAGCACAATTTTACAAGCCAGAGGACCTTGTTGGACGTAAAGTTGTATGTGTCACAAATTTAAAGCCAGTTAAATTGCGCGGTGAGCTTTCTGAGGGCATGATCCTAGCAGGTAGTAAAGACGGCGAGCTTTCATTAGCAACCATTGCAGAAGCTCTTCCATTGGGAGCAAGAGTGAAATAA
- the rnmV gene encoding ribonuclease M5, translated as MKIREIIVVEGKDDTTAIKNALDADTIETNGSAIYEETIEKIKRAQMTRGVIVLTDPDYPGQKIRNTIKEKVPGCKHAFIEKVDAIHKYGKGVGVEHASPEVIRKALSNAHMMHEEIVETITQEDLIAAGLIGGSGARERREKLGKLLKIGFTNGKQLHKSLMMFQISKEEFAAAIQVIRQEE; from the coding sequence ATGAAAATTAGAGAAATTATTGTAGTTGAAGGCAAGGATGATACGACTGCAATTAAAAATGCATTAGATGCAGATACAATTGAGACAAACGGTTCAGCCATTTACGAAGAAACGATAGAAAAAATAAAGCGCGCTCAAATGACGCGAGGTGTTATTGTTCTAACGGATCCAGATTATCCAGGTCAGAAAATACGCAATACGATTAAAGAAAAGGTACCTGGCTGCAAGCATGCATTCATTGAAAAGGTTGATGCTATTCATAAATACGGCAAAGGCGTCGGAGTCGAGCATGCATCCCCAGAAGTGATTCGCAAGGCCCTTAGCAATGCTCATATGATGCATGAAGAGATTGTTGAGACCATTACACAAGAGGATTTAATTGCGGCTGGTCTAATCGGCGGGTCTGGTGCAAGAGAGCGAAGAGAGAAGCTTGGAAAACTGCTTAAAATTGGCTTTACAAATGGAAAACAGCTTCATAAAAGCTTAATGATGTTTCAAATTAGTAAAGAAGAATTTGCTGCTGCCATCCAAGTGATACGTCAGGAGGAATAA
- the yabA gene encoding DNA replication initiation control protein YabA: protein MDKKEIFDSVSNMEIQIGQLYTQLGELKQHLAEILEENNSLKLENEHLRRRLELTIDKEETARKKDQAPSDPVGSTDDKAVDIGEGYDNLARLYQEGFHICNLHFGSPRKEGDCLFCLSFLNKK, encoded by the coding sequence GTGGATAAAAAAGAAATCTTTGACTCAGTAAGTAATATGGAAATTCAAATTGGTCAGTTATATACGCAGCTTGGTGAGTTAAAGCAGCATTTGGCAGAAATACTAGAAGAGAATAACTCTTTAAAGCTGGAAAATGAACATTTAAGACGCCGTTTAGAATTAACAATTGATAAAGAAGAAACGGCTAGAAAGAAAGATCAAGCACCAAGTGATCCAGTGGGTTCAACTGATGATAAAGCGGTCGATATTGGAGAAGGCTATGATAATCTTGCCCGTCTATACCAAGAGGGCTTTCATATATGTAACCTCCATTTTGGAAGCCCCCGAAAAGAAGGAGACTGCCTTTTTTGCTTATCTTTTCTTAATAAGAAATAA
- the veg gene encoding biofilm formation stimulator Veg, with amino-acid sequence MAKTLLDIKKALDSNLGKRLLLKANGGRRKTIERSGVLAETYPSVFVIELDQDENAFERVSYSYADVLTETVQITFYEDTTGRVALN; translated from the coding sequence ATGGCAAAAACATTATTGGATATCAAAAAGGCTCTTGATTCAAACCTTGGTAAAAGACTTTTACTCAAGGCGAATGGTGGACGAAGGAAGACGATTGAGCGTTCAGGTGTTTTAGCAGAAACGTACCCTTCTGTATTTGTTATTGAGTTAGATCAGGATGAAAATGCGTTTGAACGCGTATCTTACAGTTATGCTGATGTTCTAACTGAAACGGTTCAAATTACATTCTATGAAGATACAACAGGACGAGTTGCTTTAAATTAA
- the rsmI gene encoding 16S rRNA (cytidine(1402)-2'-O)-methyltransferase, with product MWQQKSFENEEGKGILYLVPTPIGNLEDMSFRAIRMMKEADYIAAEDTRNTKKLCHYFEIETPIISYHEHNKVVSGQKILEKLANGAKIALVSDAGMPTISDPGYELVTAAVEEKLTVVPLPGANAALTALIASGLNPQPFYFFGFLDRHKKTKKKELQELAKMSATIIIYEAPHRLKETLTLIDEQLGNRKIVLCRELTKKYEEFIHGTVQEALNWATNEEIRGEFCLIIEGSSENLQDEEESWWMDLTIKAHVEHYMDVNGMTSKDAIKQTASDRSMNKREVYHAFHVQEQE from the coding sequence ATGTGGCAGCAAAAAAGTTTTGAAAATGAAGAAGGAAAAGGAATTTTGTATTTAGTCCCTACTCCCATTGGGAATCTTGAGGATATGAGCTTTCGAGCTATAAGAATGATGAAAGAGGCAGATTATATAGCTGCAGAGGATACGAGAAATACGAAAAAGCTTTGTCATTATTTTGAAATTGAAACCCCTATTATTAGCTATCATGAACACAATAAAGTCGTAAGTGGACAGAAAATCCTTGAAAAATTAGCTAACGGGGCAAAAATTGCTCTTGTAAGCGATGCGGGAATGCCGACTATTTCTGATCCTGGGTATGAGCTTGTTACTGCTGCTGTAGAGGAAAAATTAACGGTTGTGCCACTGCCAGGTGCAAATGCAGCTTTAACAGCATTAATTGCATCAGGTCTTAATCCGCAGCCCTTTTATTTTTTTGGTTTTTTAGACCGTCATAAGAAGACAAAAAAGAAAGAGCTTCAAGAACTGGCTAAAATGTCTGCAACGATCATCATATACGAAGCTCCACATCGTTTAAAAGAAACACTTACTCTTATAGATGAACAATTGGGTAATAGAAAAATCGTCCTATGTCGTGAATTAACAAAAAAATACGAAGAATTCATTCACGGGACGGTACAAGAAGCATTAAATTGGGCAACAAATGAAGAAATAAGAGGTGAATTTTGCCTCATTATTGAAGGGTCATCTGAAAATTTACAGGATGAGGAAGAATCTTGGTGGATGGATTTAACGATCAAAGCACATGTAGAGCACTATATGGATGTGAATGGAATGACAAGTAAGGATGCAATTAAGCAAACAGCAAGCGACAGAAGCATGAATAAAAGAGAAGTATACCACGCTTTTCATGTACAAGAGCAGGAATAA
- a CDS encoding GIY-YIG nuclease family protein — MENNHYFYVLHCKDDSLYAGYTNNLERRVKLHNEGKGAKYTRGRGPVELVFSKVYDNKSDALKAEYEFKQWPRRKKEEYLRINIKNDFES, encoded by the coding sequence ATGGAAAATAATCATTACTTTTATGTTCTTCATTGTAAAGATGACAGTTTGTATGCGGGTTATACGAATAATCTAGAGAGGCGCGTGAAGCTTCATAATGAGGGCAAGGGTGCTAAATATACAAGGGGCAGAGGACCAGTAGAGCTGGTTTTTTCAAAAGTGTATGATAATAAAAGTGATGCCTTAAAGGCAGAATATGAATTTAAGCAATGGCCCCGAAGGAAGAAAGAAGAATATTTAAGAATTAATATAAAAAATGACTTTGAAAGTTAG